The Salvia hispanica cultivar TCC Black 2014 unplaced genomic scaffold, UniMelb_Shisp_WGS_1.0 HiC_scaffold_567, whole genome shotgun sequence region tatattttctatttatattttctatttctaatGTATTTAACTATTCTATTAAGTgtaattctatttatattttctatttttaatgtatttaaaaattttaaattattttttcaatacatTTACTTTATGCGTGTTtaaaatttctcaattattttataaagtagtagtattttaatcatcttctatttttcttaaaaataattgaaatttattgattaaatcaatagATGATGTGTTATTTAGTAACATTAAGTCTTTCATTTTAACAGCGAAAGTCAAAATAGTAACATTAAGTAATCCGTTTTTATAGATAATAATGTTTTTTACCAGAAAAAATAACGAGGAAAAATAACGACGTAGAGAAGATAAATGATTAATTGTGGAGTTCCAAGTAGGTATTACTCTCTACTAAATTAATCGTACCCCCATAATGAATATCCTAGATCCGCCACTGCTGCATCCTTAAACATACCGATGATAATTTACCGACGAATGTGTGAGAATAACACAGGCAATAATTCGGTTGCAAAGCCAGTGTGCAAAGCTGTATCAACATCGGGGCAGTTGATAGAGATCAAGATTGTGATCTTCATTATGTCaacattaattttcatgtttgaGGGTTTGTTTCCttgtttaattagtttttagttaatttactTTCCTAGGTTAGAGTTGCTTCATTCCTATTTAGAAGAGCTTGACATCTCTTAAAACAACAATAGGCTTCTTCGGAGAATTTAACTTCTTTAAGTTTTAATTGCAGTTTATATCTTGTCTTTTgtctttttctaattttgtgttAAAGAGCCTTCCTTTCGTAACAAAGGCGTAGATGACAAGATAAGAAAAGTCTTAGCATGAAAACGAACACGACAACaatgtgatttaatttttgttgacatggcCCGATAACACAAAATGTAGATTAACATTACAGACTAGAACGAGATAATAATCAACAGCCCGCATTAATATATACACTAGCTAATTAAGCCTAACATATCTTGCGTGTTGGCTTGACACaataaacatttgaaacaAACAACAACATATAGGGATAAACATAGACGTAGACTAACATTATGAACTGGAATGAGAATATAGACAACAtagcaaaatatatatacaggCCTGCAAACAGTGGTGTCAGCAGGTCAAACAATAAGACCAAATCAGACAGCAACCAATAAACAGAATCTCAACAGCAACCAAATCAGAATCAGATGCTGAAACTGCAGAATCTCAACCAAGGATGTCGAAATCTGATTGAACCTCTGACAAAAGCCCATGAAAGGCTCTCCATAACAGAGGtaattaacaaaattccaTTTAGGGTACAATTTGGGGCTAATTGATTCGCATTATTGCAAAATCGCAAGAGATATTATAGGTGCAGTAGCGACAACAATATTACATACAACATCCAAAAATAGATATAGTACCCAGGCCCCACATATAGTGTGTGTCGGGTCAACAAGATAAGGCCAAAACCGAACAGGAAACAACAAAGAAGACTTATAATCCAAAAACTATACCACAAACAAAACTTCCATACAAACACACAAATTTAGACTAACTAAAACGAGATCACATTCTCGAATACGAAATTCTTGAAGGAGAAAAGGCTTGGAGTGAAAATCATGGCACTAACGTAATTCTGCGCAGTTGCATCATTTAACATACCTACTTGTTGAATAGTTTTTGTCTTGTTGGAGTAGTAGATGAGTTTCTTTTGGTCCAGCAGCATCAAAACGTCACCATCTTTAAAAAGTCTAATTGGTTTAACACCCATATATTTCCAATCAGATGCAAAATCCCAATCCAAATCAAAACCATTTCTACTTATCTTGTGCAGATTGGTCCAAGATTCCTCGACCTGGTATTCCTTCATCAACCAGATGACAATATCATCTTCCCATGTGTACGAATAACAAAGGCAGTCCATCAAAGTAGACAACTCCCTGGTTTGACGGCCATGTCCATCAacaggaggaggaggaggaggagagaaGATGTCATAACATTCATTCTCAAGATCAAAACAACAAACCCATAAGGTATGAGCCAAATCATCTTCTCCTCCTACCCAATGGAGGATGCCGTTAAAACCAAAGTATCCAGGTAAACAGGTTCCGAAACCAGAAACAGCGCCAGCCTCAACGAGCCTCCATGTTCCTGTTCCAAGGGTGTATACATGACGATAAGAGTCGGAACTCGCGTCTATATATTTACAGAGCACCTTATATTGCCCGCTAATTTTGCTCATTCCAAATCCATAACTAAGCATAATATgtacatcatcatcatctaaAATGTATTCCTCAGGGCACCAGAGCTCGATATATTGATGAGTGATCGGATTGCATATAAACAGAGGAATTTGAGGAAACCCTCCCTGTGAGTGTATAAGAAGCAATCCATTTGCAGCCATACCTACCAGTATTTCTGAATTTTCGTCTCTAATTTCGAAATGTGTGAGCGGAATGTAGTGAAGATCATGACTCTTCTCCTCAACGAATTCGTCTTTGTCTTCGAATTCGAAAATCGAGCACCGAGTTGAGTTTGTCTGCTGCAAGAGAGCTAGGGCGGGTGgggttttgaatttgaaatcgTCGAAATCGAGCAGATTGAGCCATGGTTTGCAAACACACTTGCTCAATGCAATGCTTCGGAGAGGGAGGCGTGAGAGGACGTCGGTGGTGATTTCAGATGGCAGATTTGTGAAGAACTTGCGTTTCATTGATGGTAAAAATGGAATGCTTAcagtgaagaagaaagagtaGCAGCggcaaaaatattactccctccgtccccgattaagagtcacacttttccatttcggtccgtccccaattaagagtcacacttcatttttaccataaatagtaagtagggctcacattccactaactcaattcactcacattttattataaaaccaatataaaaaaatgggtcccaccttccactaacttttttaaccaacttttctttacattttttaaaacccatgcccggtcaaagtgtgactcctaatcggggacggagggagtagaatttAGGGCTTCTTCACATTAAATACTACGGagtattgttttctttatattcCGAAATTAATTGCACTCTTAATTCTAAGGGAGacatcattatttaaaaatctgaaaaacatagaaaactttcttttatcctaattttaaaactctGGCTTCGCTGCCTCCGTTGGAGCGAGGGCGCCTAAAGGGTAAAGGCAAGCGACGAGATGACGGGTTAAGCAGGCAGCCCTAAGGGCATCAACAACGGTGGCCCTTAACCAAGTAACACGTTACCAAGCAATTGAGCTCCTTATGTCTCGTTTTTTGGTAATTGAACCGGGACATGCCACGATGCTCAACCTCAAAATGTTAAGCAAGCACACAATCGAGCATATTGCATCAAAAAACGCGCAAAGATAATTTGATGGTTAAAAGCTTGATCGAGCATACTCGACCTCTCCATTGTCGGTAAGCACGATCGAGCATCATACATCAAGTAATAGTTCAATCCTTAATACTTAGTTGTACATTTAGAATTATTAATTCCTATCATTCGTATGCAAATAAAGAAAACGGAAACATTAAAGGTTAAAGCTAATGATGTTTTTGTGATTAAAATTGTTATAGCACATCATACAATTGGAAAATCATTTAAAGGCCTCACGATCTATGAATGAGCTTTTCCGATCGTGTCACATTTACATACTCAATATGTCATGAAATATTACGTATGGATAAATACACATACAGAAGATTAGTAAATATGCTTGAAACGATTGGACGACCAAGATGTATATGTAACCCAACAGTTGATGAGTGAGTTGCAATTTTTTGTCATGAAAAAGTGAATCGATTCGCAGGTGCTTCAATAGTATACGGCAAATGCAGATGTGTGGATAAGAGAGTGTTTGTTCTACAAAACCAAATTCTGTTACTATTAATGGTGAAAGGAGAAGAGAGGTAGTGGcaagcaataattaatttctacacataaatatttgtatttaaacGCATCAAATTGCAATTCACAGCAACCAGGCATGAACCGGCGGTTTGTCAACCCGAAAATTACGCAGAAGGATCCAGAGAAGAAGATCTCCTCGATGAAGGAAATCGCAACCGGTCTCTCTGCTAAGCTCTCATCAGATATGTAAATATAGCTCAGTGCCCAATCATTCTTGTAAGAGATCAAATACTGTTAGccacaatttaaaattatatttgagaGGCCAAATTATTCGGTTCAAGACGGCTCAAGTATTCAACAATTCATCAAGTATTTTAAACACTAGGTTGACAAAGATAAATGTTTCTAACTATACAGTTCCTCGTTcctgaaaaataatttatttttattactatcataCATCCTTCAGTATAATAGTCTTACATGAAACAGTTCATAATGATAAGATCAGTGGCGGACCTACTCAGAGCCATCAGGGTCCTATGGTTTATGGAACCCCCATACATTTTGCGTATATCTATATTGACACTTCAAAGCAAATATGTAAGTAGCTCAGATGGCATCTTTCTCTGCCTCCAGCGTGGAGTTTGGTCCGAGTTCGATTCCCAGCTGTGGCAGCATTATTTCCTTCACACTTCCCTACATATCGTCTTGGACATCACCGATGCCAAATCGTGTCAACCATCGATCGTTTCATGATCGGCCCTCGCCTGTGTCAAGCAAGCTAGGAAAGGAGGTTTTCGGATGCCAAATCGTGTCAACCATCGATCGTTTCATGATCGGCCCTCGCCTGTGTCAAGCAAGCTAGGAAAGAAGGTTTTCGGAATCGGAAAGAAGGGATTCATTGAAATGATCAATAATGGTTCATTTGGAGGTGAATCGTCTTACAAACTAAATATCTTATTCATCATCATATGAACTTGCTAGATTGTTTTCcacaaatattactatatcttATAACTTGAAACAATTACGGTAATTCACAATGTACGTCCCTTCTCCGTCCCCTAATCCTATCCTCTAGGACATCACTGATGCCAAATCAGGTCAACCATCGATCGTTTCATGATcgaaaatattgatttttccTATTCAAGAAGATTTAAATATTCAGTCTGATTTTTAGAATGTTGTGTGAAATACCAAAACTTGAACCCAATATATATGCTCCTAGTAGCCAGACAAGATAACTACACGGTATCAAAAGCATAAATCCGAAAACATTCAGCACAAACACATCTTGTACAAATGCAAACACAATAGCAACAATtagtttatattaaatataaaaatgttaagaacgaataaataattcaaaaacaagaaagagaTATATGGTGATTTTTATGAGAATATTTGTAaagaaatgagagagagaattaataaagtaagggACAGAGAAAATACTGAATATGGTGAAATACCAAAGATAAGGGTTTCTTACTGTACACATCCTTcctttataaaaattatactcatcTTTGTTATTTTGGTGCATCCACAAAAATGAGTCCGATAACTTTGAAAGACAGTAATCCACTACGTATATAATAGCACAACATTATAACAAAACATGATATGGTCAAACCCGAGCACCACACAATAAGAAAACCTTCAACACGAACACATATCGTAAAATTAAGACAACAAAGCGATTTAACAATATAAACTAGAGTGAGATTATAGACAATAGACCACAATAGTTCATATTTGGTACATCCTCATAAAATCTgtccatttccatttatagacGGTACCCCCAAGATATATATAATGCACGACATGATTAATCAAACACAAATATGAACTCATAAGAAATTTAAGTTGTATTGACAAAACACGACAACAAACAAACACTATAAGTACATTAATATCAACTTAGTACGAGATTACATTCTCGATTCCAAAAGTCTTTAGTGAGAGAAGGACAGGAGTGAAAATCATGGCATGGGTAAGGTGATTCCGCACATACAATTCCTCAAATGTACGGAGTTGTTCCATAAGCCTATTGGAATACTCAATCGTACTGAGTGATTCATCAATCGGACCGAGATGTTCATGAATCAGACCGAGTTGTTCAATAGTACCTTTCTTGCTGGAGTAGTAGATGAGACGCGTCTTCTGGTAGTATAAGTCAATGTGTTTCGGCACCAtcaacatcaaaatgtcacCATCATTGAAAACTTTGATAGGATAAACAGACTCTATTCCATAGCAATcgccaaaattaaaatcataaccATTATAAGTCAACCTGTACTCAAAGGTCCAAGATTCCTCGACTTGGTATTCCTTCATCGACCAGAAGAATATATTATCGTTCCACGCGTAAGAAACACACAGACAGTCCCTCAAAACACTCAACTCCACATACGGATGCTGAACAGCGGCAGGAGGAGCAGAGAAGATGCTAAAACATTCTGTTTCAACATCAAAACCACATATCAACAAGGGTCGAGTGGAGTCATACACGTTCCAGTGGAGGTTTCCGTTACACACAATCCGTCCGTATGAACGGAATCCGAAACCAGAAGCAGCGCCAGCTTCAAGGCGCCTCCATTCTCCCGTCCCGAGGGTGTACACATGATGGGCAGATCCGTCGCGATTGATGCACACGACCTTATATTGCCCACTAATTTGACTCACACCGAATCCAAGACTCAacctataattaaaattaatcgaCATGGATTGTTTGGGTCGGCAGATCTCGATATACTGACAAGTGAGAGGATTCCATATAAAGAGATGGTTGTCCGGATTCCCAAACTGAAAGTATAGGAGAAACAATCCATTAGCTTCGATACCTACCAGTGATTCCGGTCTTGAGTTTCTGAAAGGAATATCGAAACGAGTGAACTGATTGTAGTGAAGCCCATGAGGAATTGGATCTTCGTCTTCGTTTTGAATTtgatcttcttcttcgtcttcgtgtttctcttcatcttcaatTTGGACTTCCTCTCCGACTTCGTggagattttgattttgaatttggtcgtcttcttcttcttcatcttcttcatcaagGAAATCGAATAGGACTTCCTCTTCGATTTCTAAAATTGTGCAACGAGTTGAGCCAATCCTATCGTCAGCCCTCGCCGGCGTCAAGCAAGCTAGGAAAGGAGGGGTTTCAGGATCGAAAAGAAGGGATTTGGTGAAATCGAGGGAGCCGAGGAGATTGCGCCATGGTTTGCAGACGCATTTGCTGAGTGCAAGGCTTCGGAGAGGGAGTCGTGAGAGGATTTTAGCGGTGAGTTCTGATGGTAGATTTATGAAGAAATCACCCCTCCCCATTGATGGATTTGAATCACggcttgaagaagaagaaatgaaaattgcGGCAGAGCTGCGTTTGCTTTGTGAATTGGTAATTAGGGTTTCTTCTTAACAGGAgtcttatttattctttttttgctttttaaatccatttaattttatattttttaaatttggtagAAAAAGGAATCAAAAACAGTATCTCCGCAGATGCAAGAAGAAGTAAGGGTTGTGTTGGCTCTGTGTTGTTGGTGTGTGATTAATGTGTGGTGCACGAATCTCGAACAGCAGCATCGAACTTGTTTATGATACTGAACTTGGCGTTAGCTCGAACGCTGCCTTCTCTCCAATCCTTTCCACACCCAATGGCTTGTCAACTGAGCATGCTTCTAAGGAGCGAGTAGAAACCATCATTCACTGCAACCGTTGATATGGAGTAAAGACAATTCGACAAAAAAATAACGAAAATAGAGAAAAGCCAAactcaaaagaagaaaaatactcCGAAGAAACCCTAGACTATCCTCTGAAGAGGCCTAATAATCCCCTCTCTCCGAAGGCTACTACTATTTATACCATCATATACACTTTATTTTTGGAGATAACTTGCTA contains the following coding sequences:
- the LOC125199587 gene encoding F-box protein At3g07870-like; its protein translation is MKRKFFTNLPSEITTDVLSRLPLRSIALSKCVCKPWLNLLDFDDFKFKTPPALALLQQTNSTRCSIFEFEDKDEFVEEKSHDLHYIPLTHFEIRDENSEILVGMAANGLLLIHSQGGFPQIPLFICNPITHQYIELWCPEEYILDDDDVHIMLSYGFGMSKISGQYKVLCKYIDASSDSYRHVYTLGTGTWRLVEAGAVSGFGTCLPGYFGFNGILHWVGGEDDLAHTLWVCCFDLENECYDIFSPPPPPPVDGHGRQTRELSTLMDCLCYSYTWEDDIVIWLMKEYQVEESWTNLHKISRNGFDLDWDFASDWKYMGVKPIRLFKDGDVLMLLDQKKLIYYSNKTKTIQQVGMLNDATAQNYVSAMIFTPSLFSFKNFVFENVISF
- the LOC125199588 gene encoding putative F-box protein At5g50220 — protein: MGRGDFFINLPSELTAKILSRLPLRSLALSKCVCKPWRNLLGSLDFTKSLLFDPETPPFLACLTPARADDRIGSTRCTILEIEEEFGNPDNHLFIWNPLTCQYIEICRPKQSMSINFNYRLSLGFGVSQISGQYKVVCINRDGSAHHVYTLGTGEWRRLEAGAASGFGFRSYGRIVCNGNLHWNVYDSTRPLLICGFDVETECFSIFSAPPAAVQHPYVELSVLRDCLCVSYAWNDNIFFWSMKEYQVEESWTFEYRLTYNGYDFNFGDCYGIESVYPIKVFNDGDILMLMVPKHIDLYYQKTRLIYYSSKKGTIEQLGLIHEHLGPIDESLSTIEYSNRLMEQLRTFEELYVRNHLTHAMIFTPVLLSLKTFGIENVISY